From the genome of Pieris rapae chromosome 5, ilPieRapa1.1, whole genome shotgun sequence, one region includes:
- the LOC110996665 gene encoding uncharacterized protein LOC110996665, whose product MPSNKKLMSKMKQLAHCILVVHMVEFLEAYCTPRDTAPRSPQHKRRSREPRRSPDTKWRYDSRRQNYDLDRRSYEYESRKYFGREYDRDSGRRAFDAESARRRADYESARRTDFDLSAPESRRSPESAPEGSAESPPEPAPSAPLRQERPLRHRSQPYYESESSTDDRSSSSEEEEEDDEFGEFDPFATAPSLHSPDSGRSDPRYANAPRRNPSPYYYGDLFKTSAPTPAPAAAASSTSSSRGPRYRKSASLDAPHVAQRPNLPKRFSVAEDGFRELERSSSSSGESAWMPPRRRGRDAAGCACAAPEDVDEHHASRSVFYVPAPLPRWPQEMTTRQIYETAFDCKIARSDDDLDDFDRVSNHPALLQAEERKLIASAQSAFEAVERSEPDYKGRRKVTMKTDSVRRSKIPTIRQKRENETNTTVLCEDLEKVHIIDDDDRTASTSQLPLRGYTPSPPSTAPLPTKFQQKDGSAMNSIKSAPNLPQSQPAHPRLKDLRLPVKSLRARDTPTSSDASMTDAKASVSTDLDLGQRLRDSSRESRDGDDERGQSKDGIFLEIKGRPTSDSDTPELNRYSGPKGVGPIMEFKGRPGIVRPRRKYSSTESMATSSSGGSMESLRSSNSEGDRSSSSSEGRHSSSLSSHSSDSGNVPFAKSHHMHLTGFGHHPAKLHILSPISDKSSQEPASETSDNNKNNNSQKVSPEDGEIGNNTVQTTVEIVAKPKRRALQNRNLLNLTFRHSTPGDTEIQGSDSGISIHSREGVDSRNAFINFKNSNTEEVRKDEAVDLTDLPFDMPKLRRRRAEAEVDLRTLPFDMPKLRRKLRGQSLQLNSDFGDAISNASSSQSVQDLNQDKHREKLTLNFNSGSSGSNGSKGLHLNLGPIAPPRDLVDASLPLDRQGWYHGTLSRVEAESLLRDAEEGAFLVRNSESAKHDYSLSLKSTRGFMHMRICRGGDGYTLGGASTAFPTVPALMRHYVTAQRLPVRGAEHMALSTPLLAVML is encoded by the exons ATGCCTTCTAATAAGAAGCTAATGTCAAAGATGAAGCAATTAGCACATTGTATTTTAGTTGTGCATATG GTCGAGTTTTTAGAAGCATACTGCACACCTCGGGACACAGCCCCTAGATCACCACAACACAAGCGCCGCTCTAGAGAGCCGCGCCGCTCCCCTGATACCAAATGGCGATACGATTCCCGACGTCAAAACTACGACTTGGATAGGCGTTCCTACGAATACGAATCCAGAAAATACTTTGGAAGAGAATACGATAGGGATTCAGGACGGCGAGCTTTCGACGCAGAGTCGGCGAGGCGACGCGCTGACTACGAATCAGCTAGACGCACGGATTTTGATTTATCAGCACCGGAGTCCAGGCGGAGTCCCGAGAGCGCTCCAGAAGGGTCCGCTGAGTCACCGCCCGAACCAGCACCATCTGCGCCTTTACGACAGGAAAGGCCGTTAAGACATCGCTCACAGCCGTATTACGAGTCTG aatCATCTACAGACGATCGATCTTCATCTAGTGAAGAGGAAGAAGAAGACGACGAATTTGGTGAATTCGATCCATTTGCAACTGCACCGTCCTTACATTCGCCCGACAGTGGACGCTCTGATCCACGCTACGCTAACGCTCCTCGCAGAAATCCTAGTCCATACTATTACGGCGATCTGTTCAAAACCTCAGCACCAACTCCAGCTCCGGCAGCTGCAGCATCTTCAACGTCATCGTCGCGAGGTCCGAGGTACAGAAAGTCAGCCAGCCTTGACGCTCCCCACGTTGCTCAAAGACCAAATCTGCCAAAACGATTCTCAGTGGCTGAAGATGGCTTTCGTGAGCTAGAACGATCGTCATCTTCGTCTGGCGAGAGCGCGTGGATGCCGCCGAGGCGTCGTGGGCGCGACGCGGCCGGCTGCGCGTGCGCCGCGCCCGAAGATGTAGACGAGCATCACGCGTCTCGTAGTGTTTTTTATGTGCCGGCTCCTCTGCCCCGCTGGCCTCAAGAGATGACCACTCGACAGATATACGAGACCGCCTTTGACTGCAAAATTGCCCGCTCTGATGACGACTTGGACGATTTTGATCGCGTCAGCAACCACCCGGCCCTATTACAGGCCGAGGAACGTAAACTTATTGCCTCGGCGCAATCAGCATTCGAAGCTGTTGAACGCAGTGAACCTGACTACAAAGGTCGTCGCAAGGTGACCATGAAAACGGATAGTGTTCGACGTTCCAAGATACCCACGATTCGTCAAAAGAGAGAAAATGAAACAAACACTACTGTATTATGCGAAGACTTAGAAAAAGTTCACATTATAGACGATGACGATAGGACAGCATCGACGTCACAATTACCTTTAAGAGGTTATACACCGTCACCTCCGTCTACAGCGCCACTGCCGACAAAATTTCAGCAAAAAGATGGCTCTGCGATGAATAGCATTAAAAGTGCTCCTAATTTACCGCAATCCCAGCCGGCTCATCCACGTTTGAAGGACTTAAGATTACCTGTAAAATCATTACGGGCTCGAGACACGCCAACCAGCAGCGACGCTAGCATGACAGACGCCAAGGCATCTGTCTCAACTGACCTAGACCTCGGTCAGAGACTCAGGGATTCATCTCGAGAGTCCCGTGATGGTGACGATGAAAGAGGACAGTCAAAAGACGGTATTTTTTTAGAGATTAAGGGTCGACCCACTTCCGATTCAGACACCCCAGAATTGAATCGGTACTCAGGGCCAAAGGGGGTCGGCCCTATAATGGAGTTTAAAGGCAGGCCCGGTATAGTGCGCCCTCGTCGGAAATATTCGAGCACTGAGAGTATGGCTACTAGCAGTAGTGGAGGAAGTATGGAATCACTAAGAAGCAGCAATAGCGAAGGTGATCGAAGCAGTAGTAGTTCTGAAGGCCGACATTCTTCTTCTCTCAGTTCGCACAGCTCGGATTCTGGGAACGTTCCATTTGCTAAATCACACCACATGCATTTGACGGGGTTTGGGCATCATCCGGCTAAACTGCATATTTTAAGCCCTATATCTGATAAGTCTTCACAAGAGCCAGCGTCAGAAACGTctgataacaataaaaataacaactcACAAAAAGTTTCACCCGAAGACGGGGAAATAGGAAATAACACTGTACAAACTACCGTCGAAATTGTGGCTAAGCCAAAACGGCGGGCTTTGCAAAATCGGAATTTATTGAACCTCACATTCAGACATTCGACACCTGGGGACACTGAGATTCAAGGCTCCGACAGTGGTATTTCTATTCACTCCCGTGAGGGGGTCGATTCGAGGAACGCTTtcatcaatttcaaaaatagcaACACAGAGGAAGTTCGTAAGGATGAAGCTGTGGACCTAACCGATCTTCCATTCGATATGCCAAAACTACGTAGACGGCGGGCCGAGGCCGAAGTTGATCTACGTACCTTGCCATTTGATATGCCAAAACTGCGTCGAAAGTTGCGCGGCCAGTCTCTACAACTAAACAGTGATTTCGGTGACGCAATATCGAACGCTTCATCCAGCCAAAGTGTTCAAGACTTGAATcaag ataaacacCGAGAAAAGCTGACATTGAATTTCAATAGCGGAAGCAGTGGCTCGAACGGATCTAAAggattacatttaaatttgggACCCATCGCTCCGCCCCGAGATTTGGTTGATGCATCACTTCCACTTGACCGACAAGG GTGGTATCATGGAACGTTATCACGCGTCGAAGCTGAGAGTCTGTTGAGAGACGCAGAAGAGGGCGCATTCTTGGTTCGAAACAGTGAATCGGCCAAACATGATTATTCTCTTAGTTTAAA ATCGACACGTGGCTTCATGCACATGCGTATATGTCGTGGTGGCGACGGGTACACCCTGGGTGGGGCTTCGACCGCCTTCCCCACGGTCCCGGCTCTGATGAGGCATTACGTCACAGCTCAAAGGCTGCCCGTCAGGGGCGCAGAGCACATGGCGCTGTCAACCCCACTGCTAGCCGTCATGCTTTGA